A genomic region of Plasmodium cynomolgi strain B DNA, chromosome 5, whole genome shotgun sequence contains the following coding sequences:
- a CDS encoding RNA polymerase II mediator complex protein MED7 (putative) yields MADKYVSGYPPPPYYFEEYVDADEQVGQVEDTEGGEGVHTDAYHLLSDIKHQYNIYDVTENTHVESPPIDGNEKEKYTKQTCHLILGRPPPVPLKSNYNVFGINHQVEKRVEDLESDELLYDVKKNLKNEFIRLFKKYKESIFDLFDDIVNNRRDDKTKIKILIKVHVNLFHILAKLRFYQCVNNIINVLKVQLKRRQIAIDKMKLSLLRIYGYIHFVQGSFSTRAIADDDEGGSPKRRRKLTVL; encoded by the coding sequence ATGGCGGATAAGTACGTGTCAGGTTACCCCCCGCCACCGTACTACTTCGAGGAGTATGTAGATGCGGATGAGCAGGTGGGCCAAGTGGAAGATacagaagggggagagggaGTCCACACGGATGCCTACCATTTGTTAAGCGACATAAAGCACCAGTATAACATTTACGACGTTACAGAGAATACCCACGTGGAGTCCCCCCCAATTGAtggaaacgaaaaggaaaagtacaCTAAGCAAACGTGCCATCTGATACTGGGTAGACCCCCACCAGTTCCCCTCAAAAGTAATTACAACGTATTTGGGATTAACCAccaagtggaaaaaagagTCGAAGATTTAGAGAGTGACGAATTACTAtatgatgtgaaaaaaaatttgaaaaatgaatttattagactttttaaaaaatataaagaatcCATTTTCGATCTTTTTGACGACATTGTAAATAACAGACGAGACGACAagacgaaaataaaaatactcaTTAAGGTCCACGTAAATctatttcacattttggcCAAACTCAGATTTTACCAAtgtgttaataatattattaacgtTTTGAAAGTGCAACTGAAGAGACGGCAGATAGCCATCGACAAGATGAAGTTAAGTCTGCTTCGTATTTATGGCTATATACATTTTGTGCAGGGAAGTTTTTCTACTCGTGCCATTGCGGACGATGATGAGGGAGGGAGTCCCaaacggaggaggaagctCACCGTGCTGTAG
- a CDS encoding hypothetical protein (putative) encodes MTCSGDFVEKGKNADMHLERIDQRQERFDYVDRGDMDYVGEEASLGEENTFDHVNQKGVSEEYKFIFERPKHVAHVDDEPVVRRPGCIIDIKTLLRNNWTFPAVGFNSKLEIPVYKFECNPDDENIKYVSVPNDIFGLPIRPDILHKCYYFYRTALAGYTERMQLYKWEWPGSTKKYRSQKKSGKARMNWRKTCGRYLGVKNHPLRPFDQRTKINRKLLWRGMKIMLSAKFAQDQIKVVDNFLIKSHKTKYTVKYLRNILGNNCNSALLVHEGKTDVNDNFFWACANIASVKRENVHGVNIYNLLKYRYVVFTYKALQNLIYELKTYPQKMKWLPTCATPDNTVAPVPEKVKNWDITWKEKKKRNNFAFFDKEALKKYIEEWKWSSDLKGALKVKKKDPYKNFILTKFSCNEPLPEFVKYEYLFNVEDSLEGAHGDVAADAGGILEEMLNDDDFLEGRSALSALGLGAAGRHN; translated from the exons atgacctgttcaggcgattttgtggaaaaaggaaaaaacgcagACATGCATTTGGAGAGAATAGATCAACGGCAGGAACGGTTTGATTATGTGGACCGG GGTGACATGGACTACGTAGGGGAAGAAGCCTCCctgggggaagaaaacacGTTTGATCATGTTAACCAAAAAGGGGTATCAGAAGAATACAAATTTATCTTCGAAAGGCCAAAGCACGTTGCACACGTGGATGACGAGCCAGTGGTGAGGAGACCAGGATGCATAATAGACATAAAAACTCTGTTAAGAAACAATTGGACCTTCCCAGCGGTGGGATTTAATAGCAAGTTAGAAATTCCTGTGTACAAATTTGAATGTAACCCTGATGACGAAAACATAAAGTATGTGAGTGTGCCGAACGACATATTCGGGTTGCCAATCAGGCCGGACATACTACACAAGTGTTACTATTTTTACCGAACAGCTCTAGCAGGGTACACAGAGAGAATGCAACTGTACAAATGGGAGTGGCCAGgcagcacaaaaaaatatcgaagtcaaaaaaaaagtggaaaagcAAGAATGAATTGGAGAAAAACCTGCGGGAGGTATTTGGGAGTGAAAAATCATCCCCTTAGACCATTCGATCAGAGGACCAAAATAAACAGAAAACTTTTGTGGAGAGGaatgaaaattatgttaTCAGCCAAATTTGCTCAGGACCAAATAAAAGTtgtagataattttttaatcaaaTCACACAAAACGAAATATACTGTCAAATatttaagaaatattttgGGCAACAACTGCAACAGTGCTCTGCTTGTCCATGAAGGAAAAACGGACGttaatgacaattttttttgggcctGTGCAAATATAGCTAGcgttaaaagggaaaatgtaCATGGCGTAAACATTTATAACTTACTGAAATATCGATATGttgtttttacatataaagcattacaaaatttaatttacgaaTTGAAAACATatccacaaaaaatgaagtggcTTCCTACCTGTGCTACTCCAGACAATACAGTGGCGCCTGTACCGGAGAAGGTTAAAAATTGGGACATAActtggaaggaaaaaaaaaagagaaataatttcgcctttttcgATAAAgaagctttaaaaaaatatattgaagaATGGAAATGGAGTAGCGATTTGAAGGGTGCTCTCAAGGTTAAGAAGAAGGACCCCTACAAAAACTtcattttgacaaaattttcCTGCAATGAGCCCCTTCCTGAATTTGTTAAATATGAGTACCTTTTCAATGTTGAGGATTCTCTCGAGGGTGCACATGGGGACGTTGCTGCCGATGCGGGGGGCATCCTCGAGGAGATGCTGAACGACGACGACTTCTTGGAGGGACGCTCGGCGTTGTCCGCGCTCGGGCTGGGCGCAGCCGGTAGGCACAACTGA
- a CDS encoding hypothetical protein (putative), producing the protein MVSLFQIHKRFMYWPPKNKIKTIKFPSGKKSFIFIGKRDEDGKDEPLLCFVDNQNHKLTWMNEEEVLNLEKLMPRLDSYFSLYLEKAKKVKEQNAILNEEMNRSLHD; encoded by the exons ATGGTGAGCCTTTTCCAAATTCACAAAAGGTTCATGTATTGgcctccaaaaaataaaataaaaactataAAG TTCCCCTCAGGGAAGAAgagcttcatttttatcgGCAAAAGGGATGAAGATGGGAAGGACGAGCCGCTTCTGTGCTTTGTCGacaa CCAAAACCATAAGCTGACTTGGATGAACGAAGAGGAGGTCCTGAATTTGGAAAAGCTG ATGCCGCGACTAGACAGTTACTTCTCCCTCTACTTGGAAAAAGCCAAAAAGGTCAAAGAGCAGAATGCAATTCTTAATGAAGAAATGAACAGATCCTTacatgattaa
- a CDS encoding protein transport protein sec61 beta 1 subunit (putative): MNTSPVIVGGMRTPARRRQSTGSASNSARPRGSNSGNTNSIVKFYGDDSPGFKLTPQTVLISTLIFMATVVILHIISKI, translated from the exons ATGAACACTTCACCTGTTATCGTGGGTGGCATGAGAACACCCGCCAG ACGGAGACAGAGCACAGGATCAGCATCGAACAGTGCCAGGCCGAGAGGAAGTAACAGTGGAAATACGAACAGCATCGTTAAATTCTATGGAGATGACTCACCAGGATTTAAATT AACCCCCCAAACGGTCCTTATCTCTACACTGATCTTCATGGCGACCGTAGTGATACTGCACATTATtagcaaaatttaa
- a CDS encoding 60S ribosomal protein L22 (putative) has translation MVAKKESKILKKQKKKNGKKSKIAVKKPKAMKSTKGVKYILDCTKPVKDTILDISGLEQFFKDKIKVDKKTNNLKNKIVVTSDDCRIYITVHIPFSKRYIKYLAKKYLKMHQIRDFLRVIAKGKLAYEFKYFQLNN, from the exons ATGGTAGCAAAGAAGgaatcaaaaattttaaaaaaacagaaaaagaaaaatgggaaaaagagTAAAATAGCTGTGAAAAAACCAAAGGCTATGAAAAGCACTAAGGGAGTTAAGTACATCCTGGACTGTACCAAGCCAGTAAAGGATACCATCCTTGATATTAGCGGACTG gaacaattttttaaggacAAAATTAAAGTGGATAAAAAGACCAACAAtctgaagaacaaaatagtGGTCACCTCGGACGACTGCAGAATTTACATCACAGTGCATATACCCTTCTCCAAGCGTTACATAAAG TACCTGGCCAAGAAGTACCTGAAGATGCACCAAATTCGAGACTTTCTGAGAGTCATCGCCAAGGGAAAGTTGGCCTACGAGTTTAAATACTTTCAGCTGAACAATTAG
- a CDS encoding hypothetical protein (putative): MANSGNTRIYHLKAFRELRIVTPEKYTKFEEEDEEECVKVRLLPSGIGVGHKNEHNSSGSSGNVPSTAEIFGRELIIDKEYKFGCNQKFAIYTFTGCTIQIKGRTLQEYESGNNTMKEYLSLSKLAKKKKKIGPRVLITGNNSSGKSSVSLILLNYALKSGFKPIFIEADTKCTCDKVELNRGPGIMSSFVYDPMNRMKCALDYYFGYLDLNEDINLYYHLNECISSCVHLMLLNNLNCISSSGKTDAEQEGIYAAGFILNVPSEADHHVINNMIEIYGINIVIVIDNAFLHYSLKDQYGEETARRGADRGRAFAREGGSDYDREYNREYSREYNRDHDRDYRRDTWRDSWRDSRLDPRLDPRRDSLAEASRKPTALPAVSSADQQRNDNKDTDEPVRKVEIVGMPKYEGVIPSDNNRVRYCKNLWYYEYFTKDIIVTKNLHRKSHVISFKYSLTSFIKLDTNLAVPLSALPADARDIQRENVSVSLYNGNISNLTHCILGVSYSKDLHYVHLMNIAAFVHVQSVRLVESEVGEDTGRSEMGADAVQGNAAQGNADAQNDYLIEILCPLSVTTKNLPPYFVVPGNAKQMKF, translated from the exons ATGGCTAACTCCGGAAACACACGGATTTATCACTTGAAAGCCTTCCGAGAGCTACGAATAGTGACCCCAGAAAAGTATACCAAAtttgaggaggaggatgaagaagaatgcGTTAAAGTGCGTTTATTGCCGAGCGGCATCGGAGTAGGACACAAAAACGAACACAACAGCAGTGGTAGTAGTGGCAACGTTCCAAGTACGGCTGAAATATTTGGGAGAGAATTAATCATTGATAAGGAATACAAATTTGGGTGTAACCAAAAATTTGCCATATATACATTCACAGGATGCACAATTCAAATAAAGGGTCGAACGTTGCAGGAGTATGAGAGTGGGAACAACACAATGAAGGAGTACTTATCCCTATC GAAGttggcaaagaaaaaaaaaaaaattggaccCAGAGTTCTCATTACAGGAAATAACAGTTCAGGAAAAAGTTCCGTTTCGTTAATACTCCTCAATTACGCATTAAAGTCAGGATTTAAACCTATCTTTATAGAAGCAGatacaaaatgtacatgtgaTAAAGTCGAATTAAACAGGGGACCTGGCATTATGAGTTCCTTTGTTTACGACCCCATGAATCGTATGAAGTGTGCACTAGACTACTATTTTGGCTACCTGGATCTGAATGaagatataaatttatactaCCATTTGAATGAGTGCATAAGCAGCTGTGTTCATTTGATGTTGCTCAACAATTTGAACTGCATATCGTCTAGTGGAAAAACAGATGCAGAACAGGAGGGTATTTACGCTGCgggttttattttaaatgtacCCTCGGAGGCAGACCACCACGTTATTAATAATATGATTGAAATATACGGTATAAATATTGTCATCGTGATTGATAATGCTTTTTTGCACTACTCGCTGAAGGACCAGTATGGGGAGGAGACTGCTCGGCGTGGCGCGGACCGGGGGCGCGCCTTCGCCCGGGAGGGCGGTTCAGACTACGACCGGGAGTACAATCGGGAGTACAGTCGGGAGTACAATCGGGACCACGACCGGGACTATCGCCGCGATACCTGGCGCGATTCCTGGCGCGATTCCCGGCTTGACCCCCGGCTTGACCCCCGGCGCGACTCCCTGGCCGAGGCAAGCCGTAAGCCAACCGCTCTTCCCGCTGTGTCCTCCGCGGATCAACAGCGAAACGACAATAAAGACACGGATGAACCAGTCAGGAAAGTAGAAATTGTGGGCATGCCCAAGTACGAAGGAGTGATCCCATCAGATAATAACCGAGTAAggtattgtaaaaatttgtgGTACTATGAATATTTTACGAAAGATATTATCGTAACGAAAAACCTACACAGAAAGAGTCATGTCATTTCATTTAAGTATAGCTTGACTAGTTTCATTAAATTGGACACCAACTTGGCTGTGCCCTTGTCGGCACTCCCAGCGGATGCGAGAGACATACAGAGGGAAAACGTATCGGTTAGTTTGTATAATGGGAATATTAGCAACCTGACGCACTGCATTTTGGGAGTGTCCTACTCGAAGGACCTTCATTACGTGCATCTGATGAATATAGCTGCGTTCGTGCATGTGCAGAGTGTGCGTCTCGTCGAATCGGAGGTGGGGGAGGATACGGGGAGGAGTGAGATGGGCGCTGATGCGGTGCAGGGCAATGCAGCGCAGGGCAATGCGGACGCGCAGAACGACTACTTGATCGAAATTTTATGCCCCCTGTCCGTCACCACGAAGAACCTCCCGCCCTACTTCGTCGTCCCGGGCAACGCCAAGCAGATGAAGTTTTAG
- a CDS encoding ribosome biogenesis protein NEP1 (putative), whose translation EYKKEKRVIIILEGAHLQLIETKRYIYELANSMKHKHLLRDRKKDEEIRNYRPDILHQCLIHLLESALNKYGLLQVYIKTHDNQLFFVSSNLKIPKTYDQFESLMVTFLRKYKIKANEKNLCLLKFLKNDYNAILPINGKKIGLSVKGRKVHLPDYVQNFQNENTPVTFFIGAVAYSNPIMKLENLDDNISISEFSLSAATCCSTICSEFENLWGVF comes from the coding sequence gaatataaaaaggagaaacgaGTTATTATCATTCTTGAAGGGGCCCACTTACAGCTAATCGAAACGAAGAGGTACATTTACGAGCTAGCCAACAGCATGAAGCATAAGCACTTATTAAgagacagaaaaaaagatgaggAAATAAGAAACTACAGACCCGATATCCTACACCAGTGCCTAATTCACCTCTTAGAAAGTGCACTAAATAAATATGGCCTCTTGCAAGTGTACATAAAAACACATGACAACCAATTATTCTTTGTCTCttcgaatttaaaaattccgAAAACGTATGACCAATTCGAATCCCTAATGGTTACCTTCCTAcggaaatataaaataaaggcaaatgaaaaaaatttgtgtttgCTAAAATTTCTGAAAAATGACTATAATGCTATTTTACcaattaatggaaaaaaaattggcttgTCTGTAAAGGGAAGGAAAGTACATTTGCCTGACTATGTTCAGAATTTCCAGAACGAAAATACCCCCGTCACGTTTTTTATTGGGGCGGTGGCCTACTCCAATCCAATTATGAAGCTTGAAAATTTAGACGACAACATTAGCATTTCTGAATTCAGCCTTAGTGCTGCCACGTGCTGCTCCACCATATGCTCAGAGTTTGAGAATTTGTGGGGCGTCTTC
- a CDS encoding hypothetical protein (putative) — MTKVNKPPTTSNPNIKLKKPNSKEEEDFNLPVKKTVIAKNIKVVKKPEDISPSPKKSENESVQKDPAKKDVNSTDGKSKTATTDSKEKSGADSNSQKNADAGGDVQLGYFSWLWRYFPKKKA; from the exons ATGACTAAAGTTAATAAACCACCCACGACCAGCAACCCCaatattaaattaaagaAACCCAATtcgaaagaagaagag GACTTCAACCTAccggtaaaaaaaacagtgatCGCAAAAAACATAAAGGTTGTGAAAAAACCTGAAGATATAAGTCCATCTCcgaaaaaaagcgaaaatgaaaGTGTTCAAAAAGACCCAGCCAAGAAGGATGTGAACAGTACAGACGGCAAGTCTAAAACTGCGACAACTGATAGTAAAGAGAAAAGCGGCGCGGACAgtaattcacaaaaaaatgcggATGCCGGTGGAGACGTGCAACTGGGGTACTTCTCCTGGCTGTGGAGGTACTTTCCCAAAAAGAAGGCCTAA
- a CDS encoding ATP-dependent RNA helicase prh1 (putative) — MSDLPILKHKKEIKKCIKKNRLIIIKGETGCGKTTQVPQIINRYFFDKRRRGGSGGGEDDKRGGGDKQGGGDAVCKDDAACKDGAACKGGRSAGSRKKKGPMRMLISLPRRVATITVAERVAKEMNRGRIGTYVGYAIRFKNVTSDETKIKFVTDGILIREIMNDPFLKKYTFLILDEVHERSIRTDVLLGYVRILMQKRKKLRVILMSATLDVATFKNFFSNPPIISIPHKLHPVTIFYPIKPVEDYLISVVCTVLQIHFGQGERQGEWQEERQGERQGEWQGEPLTELPTKATTEAPTPIGDVLVFLPGQEEIEAVNLMLKEKLKIIYKGSLLRKLIKDDQGDEEEGEVLDKINVALHAKNPIEDGVCFHFGHREVVPDKIYAMKILQLYSSLPNRKQRVVFEPAPPNTRKVILSTNIAETSVTIPNIKYVVDSGRAKIKFFDAKKGSSVLKVTQISKDAATQRSGRAGREAPGQVYRVYSKEEYESMNPFLIPEIFRSDLTQIYLELKAMNIHNPLQFNFPENPKKELLLHSAKVLFRINAIDVDNNLTDHGKKMCLLPLNPIYANMMLCSVEFHCIDEVATIVAFLNCESIFLNYNFYEDLKILNEDSVGGSVTCSARGEGSKDDAAVAAKAGGSAKVDGSAKVDNTSDTDGSSNAANYGNAANHANPANAANHGNHGSEEDPPMSDRNKLINIARRKLIHPDGDHLTLLHIFYLWEEEATPNERKHFCNLYALNNEALQQVQKIKEQILQIMT; from the exons ATGAGCGACCTGCCCATATTGAAGCACaagaaggaaattaaaaaatgcatcaaGAAAAATAGGCTAATAATCATTAAGGGGGAGACGGGGTGCGGGAAGACAACCCAGGTGCCTCAAATAATAAACAGGTACTTTTTTGATAAGAggcggaggggggggagtggCGGCGGTGAGGATGATAAGCGGGGGGGTGGTGACAAGCAGGGGGGTGGTGACGCAGTTTGCAAGGATGACGCAGCTTGCAAGGATGGCGCAGCTTGCAAGGGTGGCCGCTCCGCTGGGTCGCGAAAGAAGAAAGGCCCCATGCGCATGCTGATCTCGCTGCCCAGGAGAGTAGCAACCATCACGGTAGCGGAGAGAGTGGCGAAAGAAATGAACAGAGGACGGATAGGAACTTACGTCGGATATGCAATCAGATTTAAAAACGTAACCTCTGATGAAACTAAAATCAAATTTGTAACTGATGGAATTCTCATCAGGGAAATTATGAAtgatccatttttaaaaaaatatacctttTTAATCCTAGATGAAGTACACGAAAGGTCCATTAGAACGGATGTGCTGTTGGGTTACGTTAGGATATTAAtgcaaaagaggaagaagctgaGAGTTATCCTCATGTCTGCAACCTTGGACGTGGCtacttttaaaaacttctttAGCAACCCTCCGATTATTTCCATTCCGCATAAGTTACACCCAGTTACCATTTTCTATCCCATCAAGCCTGTCGAGGATTACCTCATTTCGGTTGTCTGCACCGTTCTGCAAATACATTTCGGGCAGGGGGAGCGGCAGGGAGAGTGGCAGGAAGAGCGGCAGGGGGAGCGACAGGGGGAGTGGCAGGGGGAGCCCCTAACGGAGCTGCCGACCAAAGCGACGACCGAGGCACCCACACCCATCGGAGACGTCCTGGTCTTCTTACCCGGTCAGGAAGAAATCGAAGCAGTAAACTTAATGCTGaaggaaaaactgaaaattatttacaaagGCTCCCTGCTGCGAAAGCTGATTAAGGACGATCAGGGGgacgaggaagaaggggaggtACTGGACAAAATAAACGTTGCCCTGCATGCGAAGAATCCAATCGAGGATGGAGTTTGTTTCCACTTCGGCCACAGGGAGGTGGTACCGGACAAGATATACGCAATGAAGATTCTGCAGCTCTACTCGTCTCTCCCTAATAGGAAGCAGCGGGTCGTCTTCGAGCCCGCGCCACCCAACACGCGAAAG GTCATCCTCAGCACGAATATCGCCGAGACGTCAGTTACCATCCCAAACATAAAGTACGTGGTGGACAGTGGGCGCGCGAAGATAAAATTCTTCGATGCGAAGAAGGGGAGCAGCGTTTTGAAAGTCACGCAAATATCGAAGGATGCCGCCACTCAGAGGAGTGGGAGAGCTGGGCGAGAGGCACCCGGACAGGTCTACAGGGTGTATTCCAAGGAGGAGTACGAGAGCATGAATCCGTTTTTAATTCCTGAGATTTTCCGCTCTGATCTTACGCAAATATATTTGGAGTTGAAG GCCATGAACATCCACAACCCGCTACAGTTTAACTTCCCGGAGAATCCCAAGAAGGAGCTACTCCTTCACTCCGCCAAGGTACTCTTCCGAATCAACGCAATCGATGTAGACAATAACCTAACCGACCATGGGAAAAAGATGTGTCTCCTACCACTGAACCCGATCTATGCAAATATGATGCTGTGTTCTGTGGAGTTCCATTGCATAGATGAAGTAGCTACGATCGTGGCGTTCCTAAACTGTGAGAGCATATTTTtgaattacaatttttatgaggACTTGAAAATTCTGAATGAAGACTCGGTGGGAGGCTCTGTCACGTGTTCGGCCCGAGGAGAGGGCAGCAAGGACGACGCCGCGGTTGCTGCTAAGGCGGGTGGCAGCGCTAAGGTGGATGGCAGCGCTAAGGTGGATAACACTTCCGACACGGATGGCAGTTCTAACGCCGCTAACTACGGTAACGCCGCTAACCACGCTAACCCCGCTAACGCCGCCAACCACGGTAACCACGGCAGCGAGGAGGACCCGCCAATGAGCGACAGGAACAAACTCATTAACATCGCGCGGAGGAAGCTGATACACCCGGATGGAGACCACCTAACCCTCCTGCACATATTCTACCTGTGGGAAGAAGAGGCCACCCCCAACGAGCGAAagcatttttgcaatttataTGCCCTGAATAACGAAGCCTTACAGCAAgtacagaaaataaaagaacaaatacTACAAATAATGACCA
- a CDS encoding hypothetical protein (putative) — protein sequence MRKKGSGFIGGKLNLKIKKKKKSVKQEVRHDEVNHVDTATQNGQAGHVKIIPSEHDGKLSGPEKVLKGTGRVTTEKNTVHGMRTEFMTEIKEGYDIILENPSTFRNERRTVTSVLSNKTLVVHEDFTTDISTTCSFYIIPAGKRSAQDSGQSGAHIGVEYAKVFEQAPKQDQVEVREKTGLWSYRVVKKKVDGRLTNEEKLDMRVKSGRDKFCW from the coding sequence atgcgcaaaaagggCAGCGGCTTCATTGGGGGGAAgctaaatttaaaaattaaaaaaaagaaaaaatccgTGAAGCAGGAAGTACGTCACGATGAAGTCAACCATGTGGATACCGCTACTCAAAATGGCCAAGCAGGTCATGTTAAGATAATCCCATCGGAACATGATGGCAAGTTAAGTGGACCCGAAAAAGTATTAAAAGGAACAGGAAGAGTtacaacagaaaaaaatacggtCCATGGAATGAGAACAGAATTTATGACAGAAATTAAAGAGGGTTATGacatcattttggaaaaccCATCAACTTTTCGGAACGAACGAAGGACTGTGACATCCGTGTTGAGCAACAAAACGTTAGTTGTCCATGAGGACTTTACAACGGACATAAGCACCACGTGTAGCTTTTACATTATCCCTGCTGGGAAGCGCAGTGCCCAAGACAGCGGCCAATCGGGGGCACATATCGGCGTGGAGTACGCCAAGGTTTTTGAGCAGGCGCCTAAGCAGGATCAAGTCGAGGTGCGGGAAAAGACGGGACTATGGTCATACAGagttgtgaagaaaaaggtcGATGGGCGGCTAACCAACGAGGAGAAGCTCGACATGCGCGTGAAAAGCGGTCGAGATAAGTTCTGCTGGTAG